In Microbacterium maritypicum, the following are encoded in one genomic region:
- the xerD gene encoding site-specific tyrosine recombinase XerD: MLLERALDAYLRHVTIERGLSEHTIAAYRRDLGVYTEWLAAEGITDTSAVTAAVIDRFIAERASAEPAPASSSLARLQSSVRGWHRFLAREGIEIDDPSGRLRPPKAPRRLPKALTIDQVERLLGAPSPEDPIGVRDRALLELLYATGARVSEAIGLDVDDLAHGDVLRLRGKGSKERIVPIGSFARAAVDAYLTRVRPALAAKGHASARLFLGARGSPLSRQSAWLVIRAAAEKAQITSEVSPHTLRHSFATHLLQGGADVRVVQELLGHSSVATTQIYTHVSVDTLRDIYATSHPRAR, translated from the coding sequence ATGCTGCTCGAGCGCGCCCTCGACGCGTACCTGCGTCATGTCACGATCGAGCGCGGTCTGAGCGAGCACACGATCGCCGCGTATCGGCGCGACCTCGGGGTCTACACGGAGTGGCTGGCGGCCGAAGGCATCACCGACACGTCGGCGGTCACGGCGGCGGTGATCGACCGCTTCATCGCGGAACGCGCCTCGGCCGAGCCGGCCCCGGCGTCGTCGAGTCTCGCGCGGCTGCAATCGTCGGTGCGGGGCTGGCATCGATTCCTCGCTCGGGAAGGAATCGAGATCGATGACCCGAGCGGACGGCTGCGTCCCCCCAAGGCCCCGCGTCGACTCCCGAAGGCGCTGACGATCGATCAGGTCGAGCGGCTGCTCGGTGCTCCGTCACCGGAGGATCCGATCGGCGTGCGCGACCGCGCGCTCCTGGAGCTTCTCTATGCCACGGGTGCCCGCGTGTCCGAGGCGATCGGGCTCGACGTCGACGACCTGGCACACGGCGATGTGCTGCGGCTGCGGGGCAAGGGGTCGAAGGAGCGCATCGTGCCGATCGGATCGTTCGCGCGCGCAGCCGTCGATGCGTATCTCACGCGCGTGCGTCCGGCGCTCGCGGCGAAGGGGCACGCCTCGGCCCGGCTCTTCCTCGGTGCACGCGGATCACCGTTGTCGCGGCAGAGCGCCTGGCTCGTGATCCGGGCGGCCGCCGAGAAGGCGCAGATCACCTCCGAGGTATCGCCGCACACGCTGCGGCACTCCTTCGCGACGCATCTGCTGCAGGGCGGAGCCGACGTGCGCGTGGTGCAGGAGCTGCTCGGGCACTCGTCGGTCGCGACGACGCAGATCTACACGCACGTCTCGGTGGAC
- a CDS encoding CTP synthase, producing the protein MNSSSAAPKNDTTKHIFVTGGVVSSLGKGLTAASLGNLLTARGLRVVMQKLDPYLNVDPGTMNPFQHGEVFVTDDGAETDLDIGHYERFLDINLSEAANVTTGQIYSQVIARERRGEYLGDTVQVIPHITDEIKRRMRLQASEDPRPDVIITEVGGTVGDIESQPFLESARQLRHELGRDSVFFVHVSLVPFMGASGEQKTKPTQHSVAALRQVGIQPDALVLRSDRPVSASNRNKIALMCDVDVEGVINTVDLPSIYDIPSTLNDQGLDSYIVRRLGLDQKAAEEVDWTRWSKVLHAVHNPKHEVTIGLVGKYIDLPDAYLSVTEALKAGGFAQETKVNIRWIPSDLCETPEGAQEQLAELDGICVPGGFGIRGIEGKLGALKFAREQGIPTLGLCLGLQCMVIEYARDVAGIVGASSSEFDPETAEPVIATMAEQIDILDGGDLGGTMRLGLYQAALAEGSLARELYGAPEASERHRHRYEVNNAYRDRLTDAGLVFSGLNPELDLVEYVELPRDVHPYYIATQAHPELRSRPTAPHPLFRGLVGAAIERHRASELFDVSDDVTADA; encoded by the coding sequence ATGAACTCTTCTTCCGCGGCACCCAAGAACGACACGACCAAGCACATCTTCGTGACTGGTGGTGTCGTTTCGTCTTTGGGTAAGGGACTGACGGCGGCCAGCCTCGGCAACCTCCTCACGGCCCGCGGTCTGCGCGTCGTGATGCAGAAGCTCGACCCTTATCTGAACGTCGATCCCGGCACGATGAACCCGTTCCAGCACGGTGAGGTCTTCGTCACGGACGACGGCGCCGAGACCGACCTCGACATCGGCCACTACGAGCGGTTCCTCGACATCAACCTGTCCGAGGCCGCGAACGTCACCACCGGCCAGATCTACTCGCAGGTGATCGCGCGCGAGCGCCGCGGCGAGTACCTGGGCGACACGGTGCAGGTCATCCCGCACATCACCGACGAGATCAAGCGCCGCATGCGCCTGCAGGCTTCGGAAGACCCGCGCCCCGACGTGATCATCACCGAGGTCGGCGGCACGGTCGGCGACATCGAGTCGCAGCCCTTCCTCGAATCCGCCCGCCAGCTGCGCCACGAGCTCGGCCGCGACAGCGTGTTCTTCGTGCACGTCTCGCTCGTCCCGTTCATGGGTGCGTCGGGGGAGCAGAAGACCAAGCCCACGCAGCACTCCGTCGCGGCGCTCCGTCAGGTGGGTATCCAGCCCGACGCGCTCGTGCTCCGCAGCGATCGCCCCGTGAGCGCGAGCAACCGCAACAAGATCGCCCTCATGTGCGACGTCGATGTCGAAGGCGTCATCAACACGGTCGACCTGCCGAGCATTTACGACATCCCGTCGACGCTCAACGACCAGGGTCTCGACTCGTACATCGTGCGCCGCCTCGGCCTCGACCAGAAGGCCGCGGAAGAGGTCGATTGGACGCGCTGGAGCAAGGTGCTGCACGCCGTGCACAACCCCAAGCACGAGGTCACGATCGGCCTGGTCGGCAAGTACATCGACCTGCCCGACGCCTACCTCTCCGTGACCGAGGCCCTCAAGGCCGGTGGTTTCGCGCAGGAGACCAAGGTCAACATCCGCTGGATCCCCTCGGACCTCTGCGAGACGCCGGAAGGCGCCCAGGAGCAGCTGGCCGAGCTCGACGGCATCTGCGTGCCCGGCGGCTTCGGCATCCGCGGCATCGAGGGCAAGCTCGGCGCGCTCAAGTTCGCACGTGAGCAGGGCATCCCGACGCTGGGCCTGTGCCTCGGCCTGCAGTGCATGGTCATCGAGTACGCGCGCGATGTGGCCGGTATCGTCGGCGCCTCGTCGAGCGAGTTCGACCCGGAGACCGCCGAGCCCGTCATCGCCACGATGGCCGAGCAGATCGACATCCTCGACGGCGGCGACCTCGGCGGCACGATGCGCCTCGGTCTGTACCAGGCGGCCCTCGCCGAAGGATCGCTCGCCCGCGAGCTGTACGGTGCGCCGGAGGCCTCCGAGCGGCACCGTCACCGCTACGAGGTCAACAACGCCTACCGCGACCGTCTGACGGACGCCGGCCTGGTCTTCTCGGGCCTCAACCCCGAGCTCGACCTGGTCGAGTACGTCGAGCTCCCGCGCGACGTGCACCCGTACTACATCGCCACGCAGGCGCACCCGGAACTGCGCTCGCGCCCGACCGCGCCGCACCCGCTGTTCCGCGGGCTCGTCGGCGCCGCGATCGAGCGTCACCGTGCGAGCGAACTGTTCGACGTGAGCGATGACGTCACGGCCGATGCCTGA
- a CDS encoding HAD-IIA family hydrolase — protein sequence MALFSRKRALRTPVDGVDTILADLDGVVYAGPGALPHAVDSLNEAAKSARLGYITNNAARTDASVAEHLSSLGLRVDAADVVTSPQAAMRLMAKMVPAPATILVVGGDGLVDEVQKAGYTVTRSAEDSPSAVVQGFAPEVAWTDLAEAAFALKLPEDEGGIPWIATNTDWTIPRERGVAPGNGTLVSAVHTAIGRLATVAGKPEAPIFEEALARFGAQKALFIGDRLDTDIMGASRVGIDSVLVLTGIDRPKHVLAAPEGSRPTYILGDLRELHVPYPEVTERDGVFDVNGAAVRVVGADVEIVTESGSQIDLLRAGAAAIWASGTPVFVLRVPERLYDDPFHRP from the coding sequence GTGGCGCTGTTCTCACGCAAGCGCGCTCTGCGCACCCCCGTCGACGGGGTCGACACGATCCTCGCTGATCTCGACGGCGTGGTGTACGCAGGCCCCGGCGCATTGCCGCATGCGGTCGACAGTCTCAATGAGGCCGCGAAGTCGGCGCGACTCGGTTACATCACCAACAACGCGGCCCGCACTGACGCATCCGTCGCGGAGCACCTCAGCAGCCTGGGGCTCCGCGTCGATGCGGCCGATGTGGTCACGAGCCCGCAGGCGGCGATGCGGCTGATGGCGAAGATGGTGCCCGCGCCGGCGACGATCCTCGTCGTCGGCGGCGACGGCCTCGTCGACGAGGTGCAGAAGGCCGGCTACACGGTCACGCGCAGCGCCGAGGATTCGCCGAGCGCCGTCGTCCAGGGGTTCGCCCCGGAGGTGGCGTGGACCGATCTCGCCGAAGCCGCATTCGCCCTCAAACTTCCCGAAGACGAGGGTGGGATCCCATGGATCGCCACGAACACGGATTGGACGATCCCGCGTGAGCGCGGTGTCGCACCGGGTAACGGCACTCTCGTATCCGCGGTGCACACGGCCATCGGTCGGCTGGCTACCGTCGCCGGCAAGCCGGAGGCCCCCATCTTCGAAGAGGCGCTCGCCCGGTTCGGCGCACAGAAGGCGCTGTTCATCGGCGACCGGCTCGACACGGACATCATGGGTGCGAGCCGGGTCGGGATCGACTCAGTGCTCGTCCTCACCGGAATCGACCGACCCAAGCATGTGCTGGCGGCGCCCGAGGGATCGCGCCCGACGTACATCCTCGGCGACCTGCGCGAGCTGCATGTGCCGTACCCGGAGGTCACGGAACGCGATGGCGTGTTCGACGTGAACGGCGCAGCCGTGCGGGTCGTGGGGGCGGACGTCGAGATCGTGACGGAGTCCGGATCTCAGATCGACCTGCTGCGCGCCGGCGCGGCCGCGATCTGGGCATCGGGGACACCCGTGTTCGTGCTGCGCGTTCCCGAGCGTCTCTACGACGACCCCTTCCATCGCCCCTGA
- a CDS encoding TlyA family RNA methyltransferase — translation MTRLDAALAARGLARSRSHAATLIAEGLVSIDGRQAVKASTAVDDEAQITIAGADHYVGRAAHKLIAGLDGFAIPVEGRLALDMGASTGGFTQVLRERGARKVLAVDVGHGQLAASIAADPGVVAVEGYNVRHMTRENLAEATGESDAPDLIVGDLSFISLELVLPAVAVIAEPGSDVLLLVKPQFEVGRTAVRGGLVTDPATRADAVARTVWTAWDLGFGMLGILPSPILGTHGNAEYLVHLAPGRGSNPTEWLDTINRLAGGR, via the coding sequence ATGACGCGACTCGATGCCGCCCTCGCCGCCCGAGGACTCGCCCGTTCGCGCAGCCACGCCGCCACGCTCATCGCCGAAGGGCTCGTGAGCATCGATGGCCGCCAGGCGGTGAAGGCTTCGACCGCCGTCGACGATGAGGCGCAGATCACGATCGCGGGTGCCGACCACTATGTCGGCCGCGCGGCCCACAAGCTCATCGCCGGGCTCGACGGATTCGCGATCCCCGTCGAGGGGCGGCTCGCACTGGACATGGGGGCCTCCACGGGAGGTTTCACGCAGGTGCTCCGCGAGCGCGGCGCACGAAAGGTCCTGGCGGTCGACGTCGGGCACGGACAGCTCGCCGCGTCGATCGCGGCCGACCCCGGCGTCGTCGCCGTCGAGGGCTACAACGTGCGGCACATGACGCGTGAGAACCTCGCGGAGGCGACCGGCGAGAGCGACGCGCCCGACCTCATCGTCGGGGACCTGTCGTTCATCTCGCTAGAGCTCGTTCTGCCCGCAGTGGCGGTCATCGCCGAGCCGGGATCCGACGTCCTGCTGCTCGTGAAGCCGCAGTTCGAGGTCGGGCGAACCGCGGTGCGCGGCGGTCTGGTGACCGACCCCGCCACGCGTGCGGACGCCGTCGCCCGCACGGTGTGGACCGCCTGGGATCTCGGGTTCGGGATGCTCGGCATCCTGCCCTCCCCGATCCTCGGAACGCACGGGAATGCCGAGTATCTGGTGCACCTCGCGCCGGGTCGGGGCAGCAATCCGACAGAATGGTTGGACACCATCAACCGACTGGCAGGAGGACGATGA
- a CDS encoding NUDIX hydrolase, translating into MPESIEPLRDEPFEPEVLQSDLVYEGRVWDVRSDRVRYGDGEIVRQYVDHTGAVAILALDDDGRVLLIQQYRHPIRHRDWELPAGLLDVEGEEPLAAAQRELAEEADLVATHWEPLVSSWTTPGGNDEMIHIFLATGIASAERPHDREDEEADIRVEWVPLDDAVEAVLGGRMHNGILTIGVLAAAQRLRDRG; encoded by the coding sequence ATGCCTGAGTCGATCGAGCCCCTCCGGGACGAGCCGTTCGAGCCGGAGGTGCTCCAGAGCGACCTCGTCTACGAAGGCAGGGTCTGGGACGTGCGCTCCGACCGCGTGCGCTACGGCGACGGCGAGATCGTGCGGCAGTACGTCGACCACACGGGCGCCGTGGCTATCCTCGCGCTCGACGACGACGGGCGTGTCCTGCTGATCCAGCAGTACCGGCATCCGATCCGTCATCGGGATTGGGAGCTGCCCGCGGGTCTGCTCGACGTCGAGGGGGAGGAGCCGCTCGCGGCCGCCCAGCGCGAGCTCGCGGAGGAGGCGGATCTGGTGGCCACCCACTGGGAGCCGCTGGTCTCCTCGTGGACCACCCCCGGCGGCAACGACGAGATGATCCACATCTTCCTCGCGACGGGCATCGCCTCGGCCGAGCGCCCGCACGACCGTGAGGACGAGGAAGCCGACATCCGCGTCGAGTGGGTGCCGCTGGACGATGCGGTGGAGGCCGTTCTCGGCGGCCGCATGCACAACGGCATCCTCACGATCGGCGTGCTGGCCGCGGCGCAGAGGCTCCGCGATCGGGGCTGA
- a CDS encoding NAD kinase has translation MNERSILVVAHAGRVDTVDAARRVIGALREAGARPVLAADDHEALVAVDEFFADTEVLGASVDPADLELAIVLGGDGTILRAAELVRDSGAPVLGINMGHVGFLAEIDRDDMDKAVRRVIDRDYEVEERLALSVRVKDAAGAVVYETWALNEATVEKASRERMIEVVLEIDGRPLSSFGCDGMVISTPTGSTAYNFSAGGPVIWPSVEAIAVVPLSAHALFAKPLVVSPDAAVAIEMLERTDGSGILWCDGRRSHDLPPGARVVVRRSSRPVRLARLHPTAFTDRLVRKFQLPVEGWRGQTPGAPS, from the coding sequence ATGAACGAGCGCAGCATCCTGGTCGTCGCCCACGCCGGCCGAGTGGACACGGTCGACGCGGCCCGTCGGGTGATCGGGGCGCTTCGCGAGGCCGGAGCCCGGCCGGTGCTGGCCGCCGACGACCATGAGGCCCTCGTCGCCGTGGACGAGTTCTTCGCCGACACCGAGGTGCTCGGCGCATCCGTCGATCCGGCCGACCTCGAACTGGCGATCGTGCTGGGCGGCGACGGGACCATCCTTCGTGCGGCCGAGCTCGTCCGTGACAGCGGCGCACCCGTGCTGGGCATCAACATGGGCCACGTCGGCTTCCTCGCCGAGATCGACCGCGACGACATGGACAAGGCCGTCCGCCGCGTGATCGATCGTGACTACGAGGTCGAGGAACGACTCGCGCTTTCCGTGCGGGTGAAGGATGCCGCAGGGGCGGTCGTGTACGAGACCTGGGCCCTCAACGAGGCCACGGTCGAGAAGGCGAGCCGGGAGCGGATGATCGAAGTCGTCCTGGAGATCGACGGTCGCCCGCTGTCGAGTTTCGGCTGCGACGGCATGGTCATCTCCACTCCCACCGGCTCGACCGCCTACAACTTCTCCGCTGGGGGACCGGTCATCTGGCCCAGCGTCGAGGCGATCGCCGTGGTGCCGCTGTCGGCGCACGCGCTCTTCGCCAAACCCCTGGTCGTGAGCCCTGATGCCGCAGTCGCCATCGAGATGCTCGAGCGCACCGACGGCTCCGGCATCCTGTGGTGCGACGGGCGACGCTCGCACGACCTGCCTCCCGGCGCACGCGTCGTCGTCCGGCGGTCCTCACGCCCGGTCCGCCTCGCGCGGCTGCACCCCACGGCGTTCACGGATCGTCTCGTGCGCAAGTTCCAGCTGCCCGTCGAAGGATGGCGCGGTCAGACCCCGGGGGCGCCGTCATGA
- the recN gene encoding DNA repair protein RecN: MIEEMRMQGLGVIADAVLPLGPGFTAITGETGAGKTMVVTGLGLLLGQRADSGAVRAGAAQASVAGVWIVPESGDVAEIVADAGGELEPAGAGNAELYVSRTLSAEGRSRASVGGRAAPAGVLSALAEELVVVHGQSEQLRLRSTAAQRDALDRFGGAPIAKALEAYAGSFVRWRTLDAEISEITENRDRRAEEAARLREALALIEATAPEPGEDQELAERAERLANAEELRLAASLAHGALSSEDGEPDASALVAEARRLLERTADAKLTEIGESIADIGYRIADTAGLLSAYLADLDETGPHELAAVEERRAALGTLIRAHGSLDEALALWQTGSARLAELDDDGDRIERLIAERDAARAELDAHAAALTAVRTDAAVRLGDAVTDELHALAMPDARLEVAVSEGAESTHGRDDVAILLAPHPGAEPRSVSKGASGGELSRVMLAIEVVIAATDPVPTFVFDEVDSGIGGAAAIEVGRRLARLAEKSQVIAVTHLAQVAAFANNHLSVVKANDGAVTASSVRRLEGEDREAEMARLLSGLTDSDAALTHARELLSLRVPTA, from the coding sequence ATGATCGAGGAGATGCGGATGCAGGGCCTCGGCGTGATCGCCGACGCCGTGCTGCCCCTCGGTCCGGGATTCACGGCGATCACCGGCGAGACCGGTGCCGGCAAGACGATGGTGGTCACGGGACTCGGGCTGCTGCTGGGTCAGCGCGCCGATTCCGGCGCGGTGCGCGCCGGCGCTGCCCAGGCTTCGGTGGCAGGAGTCTGGATCGTCCCCGAGAGCGGCGACGTGGCCGAGATCGTCGCGGACGCCGGGGGAGAGCTGGAGCCCGCAGGGGCAGGCAACGCCGAACTCTACGTCTCGCGCACGCTGAGCGCCGAGGGCCGCAGCCGCGCGAGCGTCGGTGGCCGCGCGGCACCGGCAGGCGTGCTCTCGGCTCTGGCCGAGGAACTCGTCGTGGTCCACGGACAGTCTGAGCAGCTGCGTCTGCGCTCCACGGCTGCGCAGCGCGACGCGCTCGACCGCTTCGGCGGTGCGCCGATCGCGAAGGCGCTCGAGGCGTACGCCGGCTCCTTCGTCCGGTGGCGGACACTCGACGCCGAGATCTCCGAGATCACCGAGAACCGCGACCGCCGTGCGGAGGAAGCAGCTCGGCTGCGCGAAGCCCTCGCCCTGATCGAGGCGACCGCGCCGGAGCCGGGGGAGGATCAGGAGCTCGCCGAACGCGCGGAGCGACTCGCGAACGCCGAAGAGCTGCGCCTCGCGGCCTCTCTCGCGCATGGCGCGCTCTCGAGCGAAGACGGCGAACCCGACGCATCGGCCCTCGTCGCCGAGGCGCGTCGCCTGCTCGAGCGCACCGCCGATGCGAAACTCACCGAGATCGGCGAAAGCATCGCCGACATCGGATACCGGATCGCCGACACCGCCGGTCTGCTCTCCGCCTATCTGGCCGACCTCGACGAGACGGGCCCCCACGAGCTCGCCGCCGTCGAAGAGCGCCGCGCGGCGCTCGGGACCTTGATCCGTGCACACGGTTCCCTCGACGAAGCTCTCGCGCTGTGGCAGACGGGGTCCGCCCGCCTGGCCGAGCTCGATGACGACGGCGATCGCATCGAACGTCTCATCGCCGAGCGTGACGCGGCGCGCGCCGAACTCGATGCGCACGCCGCCGCGCTGACCGCTGTGCGCACGGACGCCGCCGTCCGCCTCGGCGACGCCGTGACCGACGAGCTGCACGCCCTCGCGATGCCGGATGCGCGCCTCGAGGTCGCCGTCTCGGAGGGGGCCGAGAGCACCCACGGTCGGGACGACGTCGCCATCCTCCTCGCCCCGCATCCTGGCGCTGAGCCGCGCTCCGTCTCCAAGGGGGCCTCGGGCGGCGAGTTGTCTCGCGTGATGCTCGCGATCGAGGTCGTCATCGCGGCGACCGACCCGGTCCCGACGTTCGTCTTCGACGAGGTCGACTCCGGTATCGGAGGTGCGGCCGCCATCGAAGTGGGGCGGCGACTCGCCCGGCTCGCAGAGAAATCGCAAGTCATCGCGGTGACGCACCTCGCGCAGGTGGCGGCGTTCGCGAACAATCACCTGTCGGTCGTGAAGGCCAATGATGGCGCGGTCACGGCCTCGAGCGTGCGGCGTCTCGAGGGCGAAGACCGAGAGGCCGAGATGGCCCGTCTGCTGTCCGGACTCACCGATTCCGACGCCGCGCTGACCCATGCGCGTGAACTTCTCAGCCTCCGCGTCCCCACCGCCTGA